From Lolium perenne isolate Kyuss_39 chromosome 5, Kyuss_2.0, whole genome shotgun sequence, a single genomic window includes:
- the LOC127303554 gene encoding uncharacterized protein, with the protein MPPKAPARKMRAKKTKPPGMSNAEWAADEQRRDVETSARAERVKRAAAKRSAEAAQEEQARLISMAYSGGMFPGQWPTQGTTSSPSSFSSSLYSPSPTAVFQEGAYVQPSKPTPSPPEVDVGGGGLFEGTSPALRRGPLTFGAMAAPNEEEIHEMITSGTTAAAASPGFFMTAAAACPGFFTQEETRATAAVAARNEHREDVADGSQAVEEEGEEEEEPTQSAANLSKGKKKRKKDSPPAEPRIKWTPKEEECLAEAWMTVSTNGIIGANQSFDTYWLRVKQAYEERKLVDPYFKKTNMNVFRGDKAMATHWGLMQTACSKWHGIQEECEKRPISGHDLEQKLRRALDMYTDDTGLQFKFLNVYARLENCEKWKEVRTTLSKSKTEQYNPDAPAASAAEGRPELGQKKLKELKKTGNPADRMQASIDKCWADLRTHADGRNDKFDGRWREMLANQGVRIALLKTTAAAKKRNTDLAFLMGGGDMELMDEETRNWYQGHRNDILRATPASPSSSPPAPTSSASPSTSSTAAASTSTAAGSSSAAAAASATTCEETGPSDEAVPAGTADEPVSV; encoded by the exons atgccgccgaaggcgccggcgaggaagatgcgggcgaagaagacgaagccgccgggcatgtcgaacgccgagtgggcggcggacgagcaaCGGCGCGACGTGGAaacaagcgccagggcggagagggtgaaaagagccgccgccaagaggtcggcggaggcggcccaggaggaacaagcgaggctgatcagcatggcctatagcggcggtatgttccccggccaatggccgacgcaaggtacaacaagttccccgtcttccttctcgtcttcgctgtactcgccgtcgccgactgccgtgttccaagagggcgcctacgtccaaccgtccaagcccacaccgtcgccgcccgaggttgacgtcggcggcggcggcctgttcgagggcacctcgccggccctgcgacgagggccgctcacgttcggtgcgatggcggcgccgaacgaagaggagatccacgagatgatcacctccggcaccaccgccgccgctgcgagcccggggttcttcatgaccgccgccgctgcgtgcccggggttcttcacgcaagaggagacgagggcgacggcagctgtggcggcgcgcaacgagcatcgggaggatgttgccgacggaagccaagccgtcgaagaagaaggcgaggaagaagaagagccaactcaatccgccgccaacctgtcgaaggggaagaagaagaggaagaaggactcgccgcctgccgaaccgcgtatcaaatggacgccgaaggaagaggagtgcctcgccgaagcttggatgaccgtgtccacgaacggcataatcggggccaatcagtcgttcgacacatattggcttcgagtgaagcaggcgtacgaggagcgcaaactcgtcgatccctacttcaagaagacgaacatgaacgtgttccggggagacaaggcaatggccacccattgggggctcatgcagacggcgtgcagcaaatggcacggcatacaggaggagtgcgagaaacggccgatcagcggccacgacttggagcaaaag ctgcgccgagctttggacatgtacacggacgacaccggcctgcagtttaagttcctcaacgtctacgcccgcctcgagaactgcgagaagtggaaggaagtccgcacgaccctctcgaagagcaagaccgagcagtacaaccccgacgctccggcggcaagcgcggcggaagggcgccctgaactcggccagaagaagctcaaagagctcaaaaagacgggcaatcccgccgacaggatgcaggcgtcgatcgacaagtgctgggccgacttgaggacgcacgccgacgggaggaacgacaagttcgacggcaggtggcgggagatgctcgccaaccaaggcgtccggatcgccctgctgaagacgacggcggcggcgaagaagaggaacacagacttggcgttcctcatgggcggcggcgacatggaactgatggacgaggagacgaggaattggtaccagggccaccgcaacgacatcctccgagccactccggccagtccttcgtcgtctccgccggctcctacctcgtctgcctcaccatctacctcgtcgactgcggctgcttcgacgtccactgccgctggttcatcatccgccgccgcagccgcttcggccacgacgtgtgaggaaactggtccgtcggacgaagccgtgccggccgggactgccgacgagcctgtttccgtgtaa